A single window of Eucalyptus grandis isolate ANBG69807.140 chromosome 1, ASM1654582v1, whole genome shotgun sequence DNA harbors:
- the LOC104448824 gene encoding low-temperature-induced 65 kDa protein isoform X1: MESQVAHPHGHGYGQDPNAVGLHSAGEGGDNEHHHEKKSVLKKVKAKAKKLKDTITKHGHGHGHGHDHDHPEGHVPDDHDLDEEDDEDEEVDEDPEIHGAPIYESVAIVSGVDTGRSLFTGEDHGIPSDAGREEKFGKPRVDLGRTGAMEAELVRAPANTPQSTAPARDLGTTQLSDPTRTFAHGTSEAEQGRPTVNLARPGGLEVDPQSPGSRREPSNYQTKVTDPTASGGEEADVSPVILSIGKMTVHDETGPKSGTGQSLPAETHAYISNVPAGMGNHGQFSPEATSMETDTTSMGVDVTKPEDHPRDQTEHKPSSPGSYTEKLSSATSAIAEKAVSAKNLVASKLGYGERESPKNSDATGSETHSQGEKPSDQSGYAGKVSFATSAIADKAMSAKNIVAAKLGYGEKGDTTTSHDSSGTKSEPRAHETTAASGKPPEQSSYTGAISAIADKAISAKDTVASKLGYAKKEGEAETLGPGGNPPAKEQGKGITATVTEKLSPVISKVTSLTMGQRTEAPGEVAGAQNQDKGVSVREYLAEKLKPGEEDKALSEVISSALHKKKTAPGAEAATAVKVTESEEVKKQLGEEDEGKLSTPGKAIVDQLRGTVNSWLGKTDDSKAQQQPARHDESEAVSSAADEHYGGERRLQESSN, from the exons ATGGAGTCCCAAGTCGCGCATCCTCACGGCCACGGCTACGGGCAAGACCCCAACGCCGTTGGCCTTCATTCTG CCGGGGAGGGGGGAGATAACGAGCACCACCATGAGAAGAAGTCGGTCCTGAAGAAGGTGAAGGCCAAGGCTAAGAAGTTGAAGGACACGATCACGAAGCACGGCCACGGCCACGGCCACGGCCACGACCACGACCATCCTGAAGGCCACGTCCCCGACGATCACGACCTCGATGAGGAGGACGACGAGGACGAAGAAGTGGATGAGGACCCAGAAATCCACGGAGCCCCTA TATATGAGTCGGTCGCGATCGTGAGCGGCGTGGACACTGGAAGGTCCTTATTCACGGGAGAGGACCATGGAATTCCGAGCGATGCAGGGCGGGAGGAGAAATTCGGGAAGCCGAGGGTTGATTTGGGAAGGACCGGGGCGATGGAGGCAGAGCTTGTTCGGGCGCCAGCAAACACACCACAGTCGACGGCTCCCGCTCGTGATCTTGGGACGACCCAACTTTCCGATCCGACTAGGACTTTTGCCCATGGGACGAGTGAAGCGGAGCAAGGCCGACCGACGGTCAATTTGGCAAGGCCTGGTGGGTTGGAGGTGGACCCGCAGTCGCCCGGGAGCAGGAGAGAGCCATCGAACTATCAGACCAAAGTCACCGATCCTACTGCTTCAG GTGGAGAGGAAGCTGATGTTTCGCCAGTCATTCTTTCCATTGGAAAGATGACGGTGCACGATGAAACAGGGCCAAAATCAGGCACAGGTCAGAGCTTACCTGCCGAGACCCACGCTTATATCTCGAACGTACCCGCTGGGATGGGAAACCACGGTCAATTCTCTCCTGAAGCAACATCCATGGAGACCGACACCACTTCAATGGGAGTGGATGTCACGAAGCCTGAGGATCATCCTCGCGACCAAACAGAGCACAAACCCTCGAGCCCTGGGAGTTATACAGAGAAACTATCCTCTGCTACATCTGCGATTGCTGAGAAGGCGGTCTCGGCGAAAAATCTGGTGGCTTCGAAGCTCGGATACGGTGAAAGAGAGTCCCCAAAGAACTCTGATGCTACTGGAAGCGAGACACACTCTCAGGGCGAGAAGCCTTCTGATCAAAGCGGCTACGCTGGAAAAGTATCATTCGCTACTTCCGCAATTGCAGATAAAGCAATGTCAGCAAAGAACATTGTCGCAGCTAAGCTTGGCTATGGTGAGAAAGGTGACACAACCACCTCTCACGACTCTAGTGGCACCAAATCCGAGCCTCGAGCACATGAGACCACCGCAGCTAGTGGCAAACCTCCGGAACAGAGCAGCTACACTGGAGCAATCTCGGCAATAGCTGACAAAGCAATCTCCGCCAAGGACACAGTGGCATCAAAGCTTGGATATGCAAAAAAAGAAGGGGAGGCAGAAACTCTCGGTCCAGGAGGAAATCCGCCTGCAAAGGAGCAGGGAAAGGGCATAACGGCAACAGTGACGGAGAAGCTGAGCCCTGTGATCTCGAAGGTCACCAGCTTGACGATGGGCCAGCGCACAGAGGCACCGGGAGAGGTGGCAGGGGCGCAGAACCAGGATAAGGGGGTGTCGGTGAGGGAATACTTGGCGGAGAAGCTGAAGCCAGGGGAGGAGGACAAGGCACTGTCGGAGGTGATATCGAGCGCTCTGCACAAGAAGAAGACTGCGCCGGGGGCAGAGGCAGCAACAGCGGTGAAGGTGACGGAATCGGAGGAAGTGAAGAAGCAGCTGGGGGAGGAGGACGAAGGGAAGTTGAGCACTCCAGGGAAGGCCATAGTAGACCAGCTGAGAGGAACGGTAAACTCATGGCTTGGGAAGACCGACGATTCGAAGGCTCAGCAGCAGCCGGCCCGCCATG ATGAGAGCGAAGCTGTTTCTTCTGCTGCAGATGAACATTACGGCGGCGAGAGGAGACTTCAAGAGTCCAGCAACTga
- the LOC104448824 gene encoding low-temperature-induced 65 kDa protein isoform X2, protein MESQVAHPHGHGYGQDPNAVGLHSAGEGGDNEHHHEKKSVLKKVKAKAKKLKDTITKHGHGHGHGHDHDHPEGHVPDDHDLDEEDDEDEEVDEDPEIHGAPIYESVAIVSGVDTGRSLFTGEDHGIPSDAGREEKFGKPRVDLGRTGAMEAELVRAPANTPQSTAPARDLGTTQLSDPTRTFAHGTSEAEQGRPTVNLARPGGLEVDPQSPGSRREPSNYQTKVTDPTASGGEEADVSPVILSIGKMTVHDETGPKSGTGQSLPAETHAYISNVPAGMGNHGQFSPEATSMETDTTSMGVDVTKPEDHPRDQTEHKPSSPGSYTEKLSSATSAIAEKAVSAKNLVASKLGYGERESPKNSDATGSETHSQGEKPSDQSGYAGKVSFATSAIADKAMSAKNIVAAKLGYGEKGDTTTSHDSSGTKSEPRAHETTAASGKPPEQSSYTGAISAIADKAISAKDTVASKLGYAKKEGEAETLGPGGNPPAKEQGKGITATVTEKLSPVISKVTSLTMGQRTEAPGEVAGAQNQDKGVSVREYLAEKLKPGEEDKALSEVISSALHKKKTAPGAEAATAVKVTESEEVKKQLGEEDEGKLSTPGKAIVDQLRGTVNSWLGKTDDSKAQQQPARHDEHYGGERRLQESSN, encoded by the exons ATGGAGTCCCAAGTCGCGCATCCTCACGGCCACGGCTACGGGCAAGACCCCAACGCCGTTGGCCTTCATTCTG CCGGGGAGGGGGGAGATAACGAGCACCACCATGAGAAGAAGTCGGTCCTGAAGAAGGTGAAGGCCAAGGCTAAGAAGTTGAAGGACACGATCACGAAGCACGGCCACGGCCACGGCCACGGCCACGACCACGACCATCCTGAAGGCCACGTCCCCGACGATCACGACCTCGATGAGGAGGACGACGAGGACGAAGAAGTGGATGAGGACCCAGAAATCCACGGAGCCCCTA TATATGAGTCGGTCGCGATCGTGAGCGGCGTGGACACTGGAAGGTCCTTATTCACGGGAGAGGACCATGGAATTCCGAGCGATGCAGGGCGGGAGGAGAAATTCGGGAAGCCGAGGGTTGATTTGGGAAGGACCGGGGCGATGGAGGCAGAGCTTGTTCGGGCGCCAGCAAACACACCACAGTCGACGGCTCCCGCTCGTGATCTTGGGACGACCCAACTTTCCGATCCGACTAGGACTTTTGCCCATGGGACGAGTGAAGCGGAGCAAGGCCGACCGACGGTCAATTTGGCAAGGCCTGGTGGGTTGGAGGTGGACCCGCAGTCGCCCGGGAGCAGGAGAGAGCCATCGAACTATCAGACCAAAGTCACCGATCCTACTGCTTCAG GTGGAGAGGAAGCTGATGTTTCGCCAGTCATTCTTTCCATTGGAAAGATGACGGTGCACGATGAAACAGGGCCAAAATCAGGCACAGGTCAGAGCTTACCTGCCGAGACCCACGCTTATATCTCGAACGTACCCGCTGGGATGGGAAACCACGGTCAATTCTCTCCTGAAGCAACATCCATGGAGACCGACACCACTTCAATGGGAGTGGATGTCACGAAGCCTGAGGATCATCCTCGCGACCAAACAGAGCACAAACCCTCGAGCCCTGGGAGTTATACAGAGAAACTATCCTCTGCTACATCTGCGATTGCTGAGAAGGCGGTCTCGGCGAAAAATCTGGTGGCTTCGAAGCTCGGATACGGTGAAAGAGAGTCCCCAAAGAACTCTGATGCTACTGGAAGCGAGACACACTCTCAGGGCGAGAAGCCTTCTGATCAAAGCGGCTACGCTGGAAAAGTATCATTCGCTACTTCCGCAATTGCAGATAAAGCAATGTCAGCAAAGAACATTGTCGCAGCTAAGCTTGGCTATGGTGAGAAAGGTGACACAACCACCTCTCACGACTCTAGTGGCACCAAATCCGAGCCTCGAGCACATGAGACCACCGCAGCTAGTGGCAAACCTCCGGAACAGAGCAGCTACACTGGAGCAATCTCGGCAATAGCTGACAAAGCAATCTCCGCCAAGGACACAGTGGCATCAAAGCTTGGATATGCAAAAAAAGAAGGGGAGGCAGAAACTCTCGGTCCAGGAGGAAATCCGCCTGCAAAGGAGCAGGGAAAGGGCATAACGGCAACAGTGACGGAGAAGCTGAGCCCTGTGATCTCGAAGGTCACCAGCTTGACGATGGGCCAGCGCACAGAGGCACCGGGAGAGGTGGCAGGGGCGCAGAACCAGGATAAGGGGGTGTCGGTGAGGGAATACTTGGCGGAGAAGCTGAAGCCAGGGGAGGAGGACAAGGCACTGTCGGAGGTGATATCGAGCGCTCTGCACAAGAAGAAGACTGCGCCGGGGGCAGAGGCAGCAACAGCGGTGAAGGTGACGGAATCGGAGGAAGTGAAGAAGCAGCTGGGGGAGGAGGACGAAGGGAAGTTGAGCACTCCAGGGAAGGCCATAGTAGACCAGCTGAGAGGAACGGTAAACTCATGGCTTGGGAAGACCGACGATTCGAAGGCTCAGCAGCAGCCGGCCCGCCATG ATGAACATTACGGCGGCGAGAGGAGACTTCAAGAGTCCAGCAACTga
- the LOC104448834 gene encoding unconventional myosin-XVIIIa, whose protein sequence is MFKSGRWRSDKNKIKAVFKLQFQATQVPKSKKSTLTISLVPDGVSKPTVKLEKAAVQDGICSWENPVYETVKLIRESKTGKVKEKIYHFIVSAGSSKAGCLGEASIDFADFAAENEPYTLSLPLKFANSGAVLHVTIQKVEGSDQREIEDPLSSHEGSLKNQLSILSAEDEDQHNYFEDAYLDESMPPLVSYPEPNAGKLETKNRSIPQEPPIRQSSMPPRKTAGSGAASNNKHRRSITEWSLGSASDGSLTDSLNNADEQLRTDRLHKESSDATIEKLRNEIDSLTRQSTLSELELQSLRKQIAKETKRGQSLSTQISSLEEEKDALQMECEQLRSRRIDTKEAETLGKLQLEYEETKAQLQALRQELDREKDLNVDLRLQLHETQDSNSELVLAVRDLDQASKDKNAEISHLTSKIKENLEESQECDGWPKRRMKRSDAIEVDLLKRKMEDQHGEIDSYKKQNEELETRLEQLTLDYEILKQENHHITTKLEERCLQEEMNEQVERSESSAHIRELEAQIEKLESVVKRQAQELSESLLSINALESQVKHFEKEIDKQAQGFEQDLEAMTQAKVELEHRAIRAEEALRKTRWNNAVAAERLQEEFKRLSVEMTSKLDEHEKLAVKAVNEASELRQQKENLEEMLQKANEELRLRNDQYEVKVQELCTQLVLRATEMEHIKMELNNKSKLLEYVQNNDEQKHEASSKEMETLKSEIERLRKEKDDIKAEYLTAERSLKEEKGKMIASMQSKLENLTAQQQNLKHILQKEQKEKQSLTKQLLELQRELTRIEEQITKGTDTFASNCIQAASIDRNTTPCNYQSTALCIPEMLASLSEILVSLKNQIKLKDKGAEKPAWLRDAENLRNIIEELCKSMEQLEDVKHAGRSSRSHRKSGEVDKAQHINGNPIVRSEDNCDVLRAELAVLTERNKSMEQELKDMEERYSEISLRFAEVEGERQQLVMTVRNLKNSRKQ, encoded by the exons ATGTTCAAGTCAGGAAGATGGAGAAGCGACAAGAACAAGATCAAAGCAGTCTTCAAGTTGCAGTTTCAGGCAACTCAG GTTCCCAAGTCAAAGAAATCTACCTTAACAATATCTCTGGTACCTGACGGTGTCAGCAAGCCGACAGTGAAGCTAGAGAAAGCTGCTGTACAGGATGGGATCTGTTCTTGGGAGAATCCTGTATATGAAACAGTGAAGCTCATCAGAGAGTCAAAAACAGGGAAGGTCAAAGAGAAAATATACCACTTCATTGTTTCAGCG GGATCATCAAAGGCAGGATGTCTTGGAGAAGCTTCAATTGATTTTGCAGATTTTGCAGCAGAAAATGAACCGTACACTCTCTCTCTGCCACTGAAGTTTGCAAACTCCGGAGCAGTTTTACAT GTGACAATCCAGAAGGTGGAGGGTTCAGACCAAAG AGAAATTGAAGATCCATTATCTTCCCATGAGGGATCCCTGAAGAACCAACTGAGCATTCTCAGTGCAGAAGATGAGGACCAGCATAATTATTTCGAA GATGCGTACTTAGATGAAAGCATGCCACCTCTCGTATCATATCCCGAGCCAAATGCTGGAAAGCTTGAAACTAAAAATAGGAGCATCCCTCAGGAACCTCCTATTAGACAAAGTTCGATGCCTCCGAGAAAAACAGCTGGTTCAGGGGCAGCATCAAACAATAAACATAGACGGTCCATTACAGAGTGGTCTCTAGGTTCAGCTTCCGATGGAAGCTTAACCGATTCTTTAAATAACGCTGATGAGCAATTAAGAACAGACAGGCTTCATAAAGAATCTTCGGATGCAACAATTGAAAAACTCAGGAACGAAATTGATAGCTTAACAAGGCAGTCCACACTATCAGAACTGGAGTTACAATCTCTGAGGAAACAGATTGCGAAAGAGACCAAACGGGGGCAAAGTTTATCTACCCAAATTTCAAGCCTCGAGGAGGAGAAAGATGCACTCCAAATggaatgtgaacaactcaggtcTCGCCGGATAGATACCAAAGAGGCAGAAACTCTTGGCAAACTACAGCTTGAATACGAGGAGACAAAAGCCCAACTACAAGCATTAAGACAAGAACTTGATCGTGAAAAAGACTTGAATGTTGATCTCCGGTTGCAGCTGCATGAAACTCAAGATTCTAACTCTGAGTTAGTTCTAGCTGTAAGAGATCTTGATCAGGCGTCAAAGGATAAAAATGCAGAGATATCTCATCTTACTAGCAAGATCAAAGAGAATCTTGAAGAGTCTCAGGAATGCGATGGATGGCCAAAACGTCGCATGAAGCGAAGTGATGCAATTGAAGTGGACTTGCTGAAGCGAAAGATGGAAGACCAGCATGGTGAGATAGATTCGTACAAGAAACAGAATGAAGAACTGGAGACACGTTTAGAGCAGCTAACCTTGGACTATGAGATCTTAAAACAGGAAAATCACCATATAACTACCAAGCTGGAAGAACGGTGTCTACAAGAAGAGATGAATGAACAGGTTGAGCGCTCAGAGTCTTCAGCTCATATCAGAGAACTTGAGGCACagatagaaaaattagaatcCGTGGTCAAGAGGCAGGCGCAAGAACTTTCCGAGTCATTGCTTTCCATTAATGCACTGGAAAGCCAAGttaaacattttgagaaagaaatagACAAGCAAGCTCAAGGGTTTGAACAAGATTTAGAAGCCATGACACAAGCCAAAGTTGAGTTGGAGCACAGGGCAATACGAGCAGAGGAGGCATTGAGGAAGACCAGGTGGAATAACGCCGTTGCTGCTGAAAGACTTCAGGAGGAATTCAAAAGGCTTTCAGTAGAAATGACATCTAAACTTGATGAGCATGAGAAGCTGGCAGTTAAAGCAGTGAATGAAGCCAGTGAACTCCgccagcaaaaagaaaatttggaagaGATGCTTCAGAAAGCCAATGAAGAGTTACGACTGAGAAACGATCAATATGAAGTAAAAGTACAAGAGCTTTGCACTCAACTTGTCCTGAGAGCAACAGAAATGGAGCATATTAAAATGGAGCTCAACAACAAATCCAAGCTACTTGAATATGTGCAAAATAATGACGAACAAAAACACGAGGCTTCCTCGAAGGAGATGGAAACTCTCAAATCCGAAATAGAGAGACTCAGAAAGGAGAAGGATGACATCAAAGCAGAATACCTCACAGCTGAGAGATCCTTGAAGGAAGAGAAGGGAAAGATGATTGCAAGCATGCAGTCCAAGCTGGAAAACCTCACAGCTCAACAACAAAATCTAAAGCACATCTTGCAGAAAGAACAGAAGGAGAAACAGAGTCTGACGAAGCAGCTTCTTGAACTACAAAGAGAATTAACAAGGATAGAAGAGCAAATCACCAAAGGAACTGATACATTTGCCAGCAACTGTATTCAAGCTGCATCCATAGATAGAAACACAACTCCATGCAATTACCAATCGACTGCACTTTGCATTCCTGAAATGCTTGCCAGCTTAAGTGAGATATTGGTATCACTTAAG AACCAAATCAAACTTAAGGACAAGGGAGCAGAAAAACCGGCTTGGCTAAGAGATGCGGAGAACCTCAGAAACATCATTGAAGAACTATGCAAAAGCATGGAACAGCTAGAG GATGTGAAACATGCTGGTAGAAGCAGTCGAAGCCATCGGAAGTCAGGGGAAGTTGATAAAGCACAGCACATCAATGGGAACCCCATCGTCCGAAGTGAAGATAACTGTGACGTCTTGCGTGCTGAGCTGGCAGTGCTAACCGAAAGGAACAAATCAATGGAGCAAGAATTAAAGGATATGGAAGAAAGGTACTCGGAGATAAGTCTCCGATTTGCTGAGGTAGAAGGGGAAAGGCAACAACTTGTGATGACCGTCCGCAACCTCAAAAATAGTAGGAAACAATAG